The Oscillospiraceae bacterium genome has a segment encoding these proteins:
- the uvrA gene encoding excinuclease ABC subunit UvrA, whose translation MIKNIVVKGAREHNLKNIDVEIPRDKLVVFTGLSGSGKSSLAFDTIYAEGQRRYVESLSSYARQFLGQMEKPDVDYIEGLSPAISIDQKTTSRNPRSTVGTVTEIYDYLRLLWARIGIPHCPVCGREITQQTVDQIVDQILTLPEKTKIQIMAPIVRGHKGEYVKELDNARKSGFVRARIDGSVYDLAEEIKLDKNKKHNIEIVVDRLVMKPDIAGRLADSVETATHIADGVVLVDIVGEREELYSLNYACPEHGAVIAEMSPRMFSFNNPFGACKTCGGIGSYKEIDPALVIPNKKLSINQGAIKASGWNVADGGSIARMYFEAIAQAYKFSLDIPVEMIPKKGLDAILYGTGTKKLKMQRSTSYGSSNYNGTFEGVIPNLQRRYAETTSDWARADIEAVMTQCVCPDCGGARLSTESLSVTVGGKNIYEFCQMPIHEELDFIQNLQLTEKEQMIGALIVREIRDRLNFLNSVGLDYLSLAREAATLSGGESQRIRLATQIGSSLMGVLYILDEPSIGLHQRDNEKLLGTLRHLRDLGNTLIVVEHDEDTMRAADYVVDIGPGAGIHGGELVAAGTVDDIIACERSITGQYLSGKRKIPVPAKRRPGNGKKLTIYGAVQNNLKGIDVEIPLATFTAVTGVSGSGKSSLVNEILYKHLANMLNGAKKRPGKFDRMTGVDNLDKVINIDQSPIGRTPRSNPATYTGVFNDIRDLFASTPDAKMRGYKANRFSFNVKGGRCEACQGDGIVKIEMHFLADVYVPCDVCGGHRYNRETLEVKFKGKNIYEVLEMTVDEGVAFFAQQPKILRKLQTLSDVGLGYVKIGQPATTLSGGEAQRVKLATELMKRPTGKTIYILDEPTTGLHTADVHRLVNVLERLVANGNTVVVIEHNLDVIKTADYIIDLGPEGGVGGGTLVACGTPEEIAACPASYTGQYLKSVLDND comes from the coding sequence ATGATAAAGAATATTGTGGTAAAAGGTGCCCGCGAGCACAACTTGAAGAATATTGATGTAGAGATTCCCCGGGACAAGCTGGTGGTGTTTACCGGCCTGTCCGGTTCCGGCAAGTCCAGCCTGGCTTTTGACACCATTTATGCCGAAGGTCAGCGCCGGTATGTGGAGAGCCTGTCCTCTTACGCCCGCCAGTTCCTGGGTCAGATGGAGAAGCCGGATGTGGACTATATCGAGGGTCTGTCCCCGGCCATATCCATTGACCAAAAGACCACCTCCCGCAACCCTCGCTCCACCGTGGGCACGGTAACGGAGATCTATGACTACCTGCGATTGTTGTGGGCACGGATCGGTATTCCCCATTGCCCGGTATGCGGGCGCGAGATCACCCAGCAGACGGTGGATCAGATCGTGGATCAAATTCTTACCCTGCCGGAGAAAACAAAAATTCAAATTATGGCGCCCATTGTGCGAGGGCACAAGGGCGAGTATGTTAAGGAACTGGACAACGCCCGCAAGTCCGGCTTTGTACGTGCGCGCATTGACGGCTCCGTTTATGACCTGGCGGAAGAGATCAAGCTGGACAAGAACAAAAAGCATAATATTGAGATCGTGGTGGACCGCCTGGTGATGAAGCCGGATATCGCCGGCCGCTTGGCCGACAGCGTGGAGACCGCCACCCATATTGCAGACGGCGTGGTGCTGGTGGATATTGTAGGGGAGCGGGAGGAACTGTATTCCCTCAATTACGCCTGCCCGGAGCACGGTGCGGTGATCGCAGAGATGAGCCCCCGCATGTTCTCCTTTAACAATCCCTTTGGCGCCTGCAAAACCTGCGGCGGTATCGGGTCTTATAAAGAAATTGATCCGGCGCTGGTGATTCCTAACAAAAAGCTGTCCATCAACCAGGGAGCCATTAAGGCCAGCGGCTGGAATGTGGCAGACGGCGGCAGCATTGCCCGGATGTATTTTGAGGCCATTGCCCAGGCGTACAAATTCTCGCTGGATATTCCGGTAGAGATGATTCCCAAGAAGGGGCTGGACGCCATCTTATACGGCACCGGCACCAAAAAGCTGAAAATGCAGCGGAGCACCTCTTACGGCTCTTCCAATTACAACGGTACCTTTGAGGGCGTGATTCCCAACTTGCAGCGCCGGTATGCGGAGACCACCTCCGACTGGGCCCGGGCAGATATTGAGGCTGTGATGACCCAGTGCGTGTGCCCGGACTGCGGCGGCGCCCGCCTGTCTACGGAGAGCCTGTCTGTGACCGTTGGGGGCAAGAATATTTATGAGTTCTGCCAAATGCCCATTCATGAGGAGCTGGATTTTATCCAAAACTTGCAGCTGACGGAAAAGGAACAGATGATCGGCGCCCTGATCGTGCGGGAAATCCGCGATCGACTGAATTTCCTGAACAGTGTGGGGTTGGATTATCTGTCTCTGGCGCGAGAAGCGGCCACCCTGTCCGGCGGCGAAAGCCAGCGCATTCGTCTGGCTACCCAGATCGGCTCCAGCCTGATGGGTGTGCTGTATATTTTGGACGAGCCGTCCATCGGTCTGCACCAGCGGGACAATGAAAAGCTGCTGGGCACCCTGCGCCACCTGCGGGACTTGGGCAACACCCTGATCGTGGTGGAACATGACGAGGACACCATGCGGGCGGCAGACTATGTGGTAGACATTGGTCCCGGTGCCGGTATCCACGGCGGCGAGCTGGTGGCAGCGGGCACGGTAGACGATATTATTGCCTGCGAGCGCTCCATCACCGGCCAGTACCTGAGCGGCAAGCGCAAGATCCCGGTACCGGCCAAGCGGCGGCCGGGCAACGGCAAAAAACTGACGATCTACGGTGCGGTACAAAACAACTTGAAGGGCATTGATGTGGAGATCCCGCTGGCTACCTTTACGGCCGTGACCGGCGTGTCCGGCTCCGGCAAATCCAGTTTGGTAAACGAGATTCTTTATAAGCACCTGGCCAATATGCTCAACGGCGCCAAAAAGCGCCCGGGCAAGTTTGACCGTATGACCGGCGTGGACAATCTGGACAAGGTCATCAACATTGACCAGTCGCCCATTGGCCGCACCCCCCGGTCCAACCCGGCTACTTATACCGGTGTGTTTAACGACATTCGCGACCTGTTCGCTTCCACCCCGGATGCCAAAATGCGGGGCTACAAGGCCAATCGCTTTTCCTTTAATGTTAAGGGCGGTCGGTGCGAGGCCTGCCAGGGCGACGGTATTGTGAAGATTGAAATGCACTTTTTGGCCGATGTGTATGTACCCTGCGATGTGTGCGGCGGTCATCGGTACAACCGAGAGACCCTGGAAGTGAAGTTCAAGGGCAAGAATATTTATGAAGTGCTGGAGATGACCGTGGACGAGGGCGTGGCGTTTTTTGCCCAGCAGCCCAAGATCTTGCGCAAGCTGCAAACCCTGTCCGATGTGGGTTTGGGGTATGTAAAGATCGGCCAGCCGGCGACTACCCTGTCCGGCGGCGAGGCGCAGCGGGTGAAGCTGGCTACCGAGCTGATGAAGCGTCCCACCGGCAAGACGATTTATATTTTAGACGAGCCCACCACCGGGCTGCACACGGCAGATGTGCACCGGCTGGTGAATGTGCTGGAGCGGCTGGTGGCCAACGGCAACACCGTGGTGGTGATCGAGCACAACCTGGATGTGATCAAAACGGCGGATTATATTATTGATCTTGGCCCGGAGGGCGGTGTCGGCGGCGGCACGCTGGTGGCCTGCGGCACCCCGGAGGAGATCGCTGCTTGCCCGGCGTCTTACACCGGCCAGTACCTGAAGTCTGTGTTAGATAACGATTAA
- a CDS encoding NUDIX hydrolase: MEEKNTNWQKSVCAVVLREGKALLARHTYGAGKGLFITPGGYLKNGESPEQAMCRELMEETGITAKPVKLLAVRFSEQDWYAAFLAEYTGGTPRSDGDENDRVVWMDCEEALSRPDVPDLSKKLITAAMSGGGLTPIDYAPQREKFGAMTFYAAEK, encoded by the coding sequence ATGGAAGAAAAAAATACAAATTGGCAAAAAAGTGTTTGCGCTGTGGTGCTGCGCGAGGGTAAGGCACTGCTGGCTCGCCACACTTACGGCGCCGGTAAGGGGCTGTTTATCACCCCCGGCGGGTATCTGAAAAACGGCGAAAGCCCGGAGCAGGCCATGTGCCGGGAACTGATGGAAGAGACCGGCATTACCGCCAAGCCGGTGAAGCTGCTGGCGGTGCGCTTTAGCGAGCAGGACTGGTACGCCGCCTTTTTGGCAGAGTACACCGGCGGCACGCCCCGCAGCGATGGGGACGAAAACGACCGGGTGGTGTGGATGGATTGCGAAGAAGCGCTCTCCCGCCCCGATGTGCCGGACCTGTCCAAAAAACTCATTACCGCCGCCATGTCCGGTGGCGGGCTAACGCCTATTGACTATGCTCCCCAGCGGGAAAAATTCGGCGCCATGACTTTCTACGCCGCCGAAAAATAG
- a CDS encoding YdcF family protein, with translation MLHLRKKDKKQDEQVIFIQVAFFAVGAVLLLWYLAPWVLNRILNAGNVLGIAFAVVLLLCGMFAQPVTHLLAPGNHAPGAVVLKAVVALVCTVAVLTSGYMLTGLIQTGHREETVLVLGCSVKGERPSRMLRQRIEAATEYLEKNPDSKAVLSGGQGPDEKISEAECMRRELVRRGIAADRLYLEDHSTSTEENVAFSAKIIEQNGLNRHVTVVTSDFHCRRGMLLCQRAGLTASSTPAATDVYLLGTYWMREMLAVVKTVLHF, from the coding sequence ATGCTACATTTACGAAAGAAAGACAAAAAACAAGACGAACAGGTGATTTTTATTCAGGTTGCGTTTTTCGCCGTCGGCGCGGTACTGCTGCTGTGGTATTTGGCGCCTTGGGTGCTCAATCGAATTCTCAATGCCGGTAATGTGCTGGGCATTGCTTTTGCCGTGGTGCTGTTGCTGTGCGGCATGTTTGCGCAGCCGGTGACCCATTTGCTGGCGCCGGGCAATCACGCCCCGGGCGCGGTGGTGCTCAAGGCAGTGGTGGCACTGGTGTGCACCGTGGCGGTGCTCACCAGCGGCTATATGCTCACTGGGCTGATCCAAACCGGCCACCGGGAAGAGACTGTACTGGTGCTGGGCTGCTCGGTGAAGGGGGAACGCCCCTCCCGTATGCTGCGCCAGCGGATCGAGGCAGCCACCGAGTATTTGGAGAAGAACCCGGACAGCAAGGCTGTGCTCAGCGGCGGCCAAGGCCCGGATGAGAAGATCAGCGAGGCGGAGTGTATGCGCCGGGAGCTGGTGCGCCGGGGGATCGCCGCCGATCGGTTGTATCTGGAGGATCACTCCACTTCTACGGAGGAAAATGTGGCTTTTTCGGCCAAAATTATAGAACAAAACGGACTGAACCGCCATGTGACGGTGGTGACCTCTGATTTCCATTGCCGTCGTGGCATGCTGCTGTGTCAGCGGGCGGGTCTGACCGCCAGCTCCACACCGGCGGCCACCGATGTGTACCTGCTTGGCACCTACTGGATGCGGGAGATGCTGGCGGTGGTCAAGACCGTTTTGCACTTTTAA
- the sigG gene encoding RNA polymerase sporulation sigma factor SigG, with protein MQYGKVEICGINTSELKVLGEKEKMDLLRKAQAGDKQARDTLICGNLRLVLSVIQRFSGRGESMDDLFQVGVIGLIKAIDHFNTELNVKFSTYAVPMCVGEVRRFLRDDNPVRVSRSMRDTAYKAMQVKEQLMAANGREPTVDEIAAKLGMKTADVVLALEAIVDPVSLYEPVYSDGGDTIYVMDQVGDANTDADWVDEMMIKDQIRQLDDRERNILYKRFMEGKTQMEVAAEIGISQAQVSRLEKTALRRIKGK; from the coding sequence GTGCAATACGGTAAAGTAGAAATTTGCGGGATCAACACCTCGGAGCTGAAAGTGCTGGGAGAAAAAGAAAAAATGGACCTGCTGCGCAAGGCCCAGGCCGGGGACAAGCAGGCCCGGGACACCCTGATCTGCGGCAATCTGCGGCTGGTGCTGTCGGTGATCCAGCGGTTCTCCGGACGGGGCGAAAGTATGGACGATCTGTTCCAGGTGGGGGTCATTGGACTGATCAAAGCCATTGACCATTTTAATACGGAGTTGAATGTAAAGTTCTCCACCTACGCCGTGCCCATGTGCGTAGGGGAGGTGCGCCGCTTTTTGCGAGACGATAACCCGGTGCGGGTCAGTCGCTCTATGCGGGATACCGCCTATAAAGCCATGCAGGTGAAGGAGCAGCTGATGGCCGCCAATGGTCGAGAGCCTACGGTGGACGAGATCGCCGCCAAGCTGGGCATGAAAACCGCCGATGTGGTGCTGGCGCTGGAGGCCATTGTGGACCCGGTGTCCTTGTACGAGCCGGTGTATTCCGATGGGGGTGACACCATTTATGTGATGGACCAGGTGGGCGACGCCAATACGGACGCGGACTGGGTGGACGAGATGATGATCAAGGATCAGATCAGGCAGCTGGACGATCGGGAGCGCAACATTCTCTATAAGCGCTTTATGGAGGGCAAAACCCAAATGGAGGTGGCGGCTGAGATCGGCATCAGCCAGGCCCAGGTCAGCCGACTGGAAAAAACCGCCCTGCGCCGCATTAAGGGCAAATAG
- the fusA gene encoding elongation factor G, whose translation MKTYAPDQIRNIALAGHASKGKTTLLEAMLHLAGATERAGKVADGNTVTDFDAEEKKRHISMASAVASIEYKSKKLNFIDTPGLFDFEQGAFEGLRAAETAVIVVSARSGLAVGAEKAFKNAGSRRMARVLVTTKMDDDRADFYKSFNGIVAKFGTAACPVVVPIISGGKVAAYYNMIDGKAYAYADGKRTESDAQPDDAPRFAAVQAVFTEAVASADEELMEKYFEGEELTPEEKIRGLKAGVADGSIIPVFALSGLAETACDLLLDFLAEVCPAPKSEYAADADGEPIELTPDPNGPLAAVCFKTVADPFIGKLSYFKVISGKITAATPAYNARTGKEERMGKMVSVFGAKQTDISELSAGDIGAVTKLGGFATGDTLCSAGQVVTLDGVHIPSATYAMAVEVAKKGEEEKVASGLSRLCEEDPSLHFGVNNETHQQILSGLGEQHLDVAMARLKSKFGVEATLVQPRVAYRETITMKVSAQGRHKKQSGGHGQFGDVFIEFEPYDTEELVFAERVVGGAVPKNFFPAVEKGLRESMQKGVLAGYPMVGVKATLFDGSYHPVDSSEMSFKTAASLAYKEGIPKAMPVLLEPILTVTATVNDEAMGDVIGDINKRRGRVLGMTPSGDGSQEIMAEVPESEMSTFSTAMRQMTQGRGSFTTAFARYDRCPEHIAQKIKAEASQL comes from the coding sequence ATGAAAACTTATGCACCTGATCAAATTCGGAACATTGCGCTTGCAGGTCACGCTTCCAAGGGCAAAACCACCCTGCTGGAGGCTATGCTGCATTTGGCAGGGGCGACGGAGCGCGCCGGCAAAGTGGCTGACGGCAACACGGTGACTGACTTTGACGCCGAGGAGAAAAAGCGCCACATCAGTATGGCCAGCGCCGTGGCTTCCATTGAATATAAGAGCAAAAAGTTGAACTTTATTGACACCCCCGGTTTGTTTGACTTTGAGCAAGGGGCCTTTGAGGGCTTGCGCGCCGCAGAGACGGCGGTGATCGTGGTGTCTGCCCGCAGCGGTCTGGCTGTGGGTGCGGAAAAGGCATTTAAGAACGCCGGCTCCCGCCGTATGGCGCGGGTGCTGGTGACTACCAAAATGGACGACGATCGTGCGGATTTCTACAAGAGCTTTAACGGCATTGTGGCCAAGTTCGGCACGGCGGCCTGCCCGGTGGTGGTGCCCATCATCTCCGGCGGCAAGGTGGCTGCCTATTACAATATGATTGACGGCAAGGCCTATGCGTATGCAGACGGCAAGCGCACTGAGAGTGATGCCCAGCCGGACGACGCTCCACGCTTTGCGGCGGTACAGGCCGTGTTTACGGAAGCCGTGGCCTCTGCTGATGAAGAGCTGATGGAAAAATATTTTGAGGGCGAGGAGTTGACCCCGGAGGAGAAAATCCGCGGGCTGAAAGCCGGCGTGGCGGACGGCTCCATTATCCCGGTGTTTGCCCTGAGCGGTTTGGCAGAGACGGCCTGCGATCTGTTGCTGGATTTCCTGGCGGAGGTTTGTCCTGCGCCTAAGAGTGAGTATGCGGCAGACGCTGACGGTGAGCCTATCGAGCTGACCCCGGACCCCAACGGACCCTTGGCTGCGGTCTGCTTTAAGACGGTGGCGGATCCGTTTATCGGCAAGCTGTCTTACTTTAAGGTGATCAGCGGCAAAATCACTGCCGCTACCCCTGCTTACAACGCCCGCACCGGCAAAGAGGAGCGCATGGGCAAGATGGTAAGCGTATTCGGCGCCAAGCAGACGGACATCAGCGAACTGTCCGCCGGGGATATTGGTGCAGTGACCAAGCTGGGCGGCTTTGCCACCGGCGATACCCTTTGCAGCGCCGGGCAAGTGGTGACCCTGGACGGTGTGCATATTCCGAGTGCCACCTATGCCATGGCTGTGGAAGTGGCCAAGAAAGGCGAGGAGGAGAAAGTGGCTTCCGGTCTCAGCCGTCTGTGCGAGGAGGATCCGTCCCTGCACTTTGGCGTCAACAACGAGACCCATCAGCAAATCCTCAGCGGCCTGGGCGAGCAGCACCTGGATGTGGCGATGGCCCGGCTGAAGAGCAAATTCGGTGTGGAGGCGACATTGGTGCAGCCGCGCGTGGCGTACCGGGAGACCATTACTATGAAGGTCTCTGCCCAAGGGCGGCACAAGAAGCAGTCCGGCGGCCACGGCCAATTTGGTGATGTGTTTATTGAATTTGAGCCTTATGATACAGAAGAACTGGTGTTCGCCGAGCGTGTGGTAGGCGGCGCCGTGCCCAAGAATTTCTTCCCGGCAGTAGAAAAGGGTCTGCGGGAGAGTATGCAAAAGGGTGTGCTGGCCGGGTATCCTATGGTGGGCGTAAAGGCCACGCTGTTTGACGGCTCTTACCACCCGGTAGACTCCAGCGAAATGAGCTTTAAGACCGCTGCGTCCCTGGCCTATAAAGAGGGCATTCCCAAGGCGATGCCGGTGCTGCTGGAGCCGATCCTGACAGTGACCGCAACGGTGAACGATGAGGCTATGGGCGATGTGATCGGTGATATTAACAAGCGCCGCGGGCGCGTGCTGGGTATGACCCCTTCCGGGGACGGCAGCCAGGAGATCATGGCGGAGGTGCCGGAGTCGGAGATGTCTACCTTCTCTACCGCCATGCGCCAAATGACCCAGGGTCGTGGTTCCTTTACCACCGCCTTTGCCCGCTATGATCGGTGCCCGGAGCACATTGCACAAAAGATCAAGGCGGAGGCCAGTCAGTTATAA
- a CDS encoding DUF308 domain-containing protein, with amino-acid sequence MRELFEKFRSYSIVSIIVSALCGLALLIFPEASIRYISLAFGGALLIMGAVGVVQYFRKTAGPVALSAGLISMVCGVIVCVKYQSILTLVEFLFGASIFCGGIIGLVIALRREMRLLPGWGVNLALTMVSVILGIVCMVNPFHTALALARMLGVALLLYAVMEAVGYVQLRKVGRSVEDAVNRTAPIIDENARVLDDQDESVK; translated from the coding sequence ATGCGCGAATTGTTTGAGAAATTTCGTTCTTATTCCATTGTCAGTATCATTGTTTCCGCGTTGTGCGGGCTGGCACTGCTGATTTTTCCGGAAGCCAGTATTCGCTATATCAGCCTGGCCTTTGGCGGTGCTTTGTTGATTATGGGCGCTGTTGGGGTGGTGCAGTATTTTCGCAAGACTGCCGGCCCGGTGGCGCTGTCTGCGGGATTGATTTCCATGGTGTGCGGCGTGATCGTCTGCGTCAAGTACCAGAGTATTCTCACATTGGTAGAATTCCTGTTTGGTGCATCTATCTTTTGCGGCGGGATCATTGGTCTGGTGATCGCCCTGCGGCGGGAAATGCGGCTGCTGCCCGGCTGGGGTGTCAATCTGGCACTGACGATGGTGTCCGTCATTTTAGGGATCGTGTGTATGGTCAATCCTTTTCATACCGCCCTGGCGCTGGCCAGAATGCTGGGCGTAGCGCTGCTGCTGTATGCAGTGATGGAAGCCGTTGGCTATGTGCAGTTGCGCAAGGTGGGCCGCTCTGTGGAGGACGCAGTGAATCGTACGGCGCCGATCATTGACGAAAACGCTCGCGTATTGGATGATCAGGACGAAAGTGTAAAATAA
- a CDS encoding winged helix DNA-binding protein: MSKKMTAFGSKFIQTSKAISKKRQKLAETVGLEAAPAVAVMGEKKAKVSRCMVEILLCLDQSKTPQAVRDVSCDTEYSKGMISRCVENLRQQGYVTVERNVQDRRAVCIALTEKAKPVIADFHAKEKEMIETLYAGLNDADIQDLDRILEIVQANIADM, encoded by the coding sequence ATGAGCAAAAAAATGACTGCATTCGGCAGCAAGTTCATTCAAACCTCCAAAGCTATTTCCAAAAAGCGCCAGAAGCTGGCTGAGACCGTAGGCTTGGAGGCCGCACCCGCTGTGGCTGTAATGGGCGAAAAAAAGGCAAAAGTATCCAGATGTATGGTTGAGATCCTGCTGTGCCTGGATCAATCCAAGACCCCGCAGGCCGTGCGCGATGTGAGCTGTGATACGGAGTACTCCAAGGGTATGATTAGTCGCTGCGTAGAGAATCTGCGTCAGCAGGGCTATGTGACCGTTGAGCGTAATGTGCAGGATCGTCGCGCTGTTTGTATTGCCCTTACCGAGAAAGCAAAGCCTGTGATCGCTGATTTCCATGCCAAAGAGAAAGAAATGATCGAGACCCTGTATGCCGGTTTGAACGATGCGGATATTCAGGATCTGGATCGGATTCTGGAAATTGTGCAGGCAAACATTGCCGATATGTAA
- a CDS encoding cation transporter encodes MKKTYNVDVDCANCAAKMEDAVKKTPGVQNAVLSFMTLKLKVEFEAGADVDAVMAAARKNCKRVESDCEIFL; translated from the coding sequence ATGAAAAAGACTTATAATGTGGACGTGGATTGTGCCAATTGTGCTGCCAAGATGGAAGACGCTGTGAAAAAGACCCCCGGTGTGCAGAACGCTGTCCTGAGCTTTATGACCTTAAAGTTGAAAGTGGAATTTGAAGCAGGTGCGGATGTGGATGCAGTGATGGCAGCCGCCCGAAAAAATTGCAAGCGGGTGGAGAGCGATTGCGAGATCTTTTTGTAA
- a CDS encoding heavy metal translocating P-type ATPase: protein MSKKQKKVLVRIIVALVLLAGVILLDKLALLPQWAMIVLYLVPYFVIGYDILWKALKGIKNRQVFDENFLMAVATVGALCLQDFKEGVAVMLFYQIGELFQSVAVGKSRKNIAALMDIRPDYANLMVDGKLEQVDPDDVEVGTEIVVDPGEKVPIDGVIVEGNTTLNTGALTGESVPREAKPGDDVISGCINMSGRITVRTTKPFGESTVSKILDLVENSAMKKSKSENFITKFARYYTPAVCYSALALAVLPPLIRLLAGHPAMWAEWITRALTFLVISCPCALVISIPLSFFGGIGCASKNGILVKGSNYLEALADTKYIVCDKTGTLTKGVFQVTGVYPAPGVDKKVLLGLAAYAESGSHHPISQSLKDAYGQPLQGERVSAIQEIAGHGVQALVDGHPVAVGNAKLMEKIGAALPDARTDGTTVYVAADGKYIGCIVISDVVKPTAKAAMAALKENGVKMTVMLTGDAKAAADRVAAEIGMDRVESELLPGDKVAQVEKLLAEKGPKENLAFVGDGINDAPVLSRADVGIAMGALGSDAAIEAADVVLMDDDPSKIALAMKISRHTLQIVWQNIVFALAVKAVCLVLGALGIAGMWLAIFADVGVMVLAVLNATRALKIK from the coding sequence ATGAGCAAGAAGCAAAAGAAAGTGCTGGTGCGCATTATTGTTGCGCTGGTGCTGCTGGCAGGGGTGATCCTGCTGGATAAGCTGGCCCTGCTGCCACAGTGGGCTATGATTGTTCTGTATTTGGTGCCGTATTTTGTGATCGGCTACGATATTCTTTGGAAAGCGCTTAAGGGGATCAAAAACCGCCAGGTGTTTGATGAGAATTTCTTAATGGCAGTGGCCACCGTTGGCGCCCTTTGCTTACAAGACTTCAAAGAGGGCGTGGCCGTTATGCTGTTTTACCAGATCGGCGAGCTGTTCCAGAGTGTGGCGGTGGGCAAGAGCCGTAAGAACATTGCCGCCCTGATGGATATTCGTCCGGACTATGCCAATTTGATGGTGGACGGCAAACTGGAACAGGTGGATCCGGACGATGTGGAAGTGGGCACGGAGATTGTGGTGGATCCCGGCGAAAAGGTGCCCATTGACGGTGTGATCGTAGAGGGCAATACAACCCTGAATACCGGTGCGCTTACCGGCGAGAGCGTGCCACGGGAGGCCAAGCCGGGAGACGATGTGATTAGTGGCTGCATCAATATGAGCGGGCGCATTACGGTGCGCACCACCAAGCCATTCGGCGAGTCTACCGTGTCTAAAATCTTGGATTTGGTGGAGAATTCTGCCATGAAAAAGTCCAAGTCCGAGAACTTTATCACCAAGTTCGCCCGATACTATACCCCCGCCGTGTGTTACAGCGCATTGGCGCTGGCAGTGCTGCCGCCGTTGATTCGCCTGTTGGCAGGTCATCCGGCTATGTGGGCCGAGTGGATCACAAGAGCACTGACCTTTTTGGTCATCAGCTGCCCCTGCGCGCTGGTGATCTCTATTCCGCTGAGTTTCTTCGGCGGTATCGGCTGCGCTTCTAAAAACGGTATTTTGGTGAAAGGCTCCAACTACTTGGAAGCTTTGGCAGACACCAAATATATTGTATGTGACAAAACCGGCACCCTGACCAAAGGGGTGTTCCAGGTGACCGGTGTGTACCCGGCGCCGGGGGTGGATAAAAAGGTGTTGCTGGGTCTGGCGGCCTATGCGGAGAGTGGATCGCATCACCCCATCAGTCAAAGCTTGAAAGATGCTTACGGTCAGCCTCTGCAAGGGGAGCGGGTCAGCGCCATTCAGGAGATCGCCGGTCACGGCGTGCAGGCGTTGGTGGACGGCCATCCGGTAGCTGTGGGTAACGCCAAGCTGATGGAAAAGATCGGCGCTGCCCTGCCCGATGCGCGTACGGACGGCACAACCGTGTATGTAGCGGCGGATGGCAAGTATATCGGCTGCATTGTCATTTCTGATGTGGTGAAGCCCACCGCCAAGGCAGCGATGGCTGCGCTCAAGGAGAATGGCGTAAAAATGACCGTCATGCTCACCGGTGACGCAAAGGCTGCGGCAGATCGGGTGGCTGCGGAGATCGGTATGGATCGGGTGGAAAGCGAGCTGCTGCCCGGAGATAAGGTGGCGCAGGTGGAAAAGCTGCTGGCAGAGAAAGGTCCCAAGGAGAACCTGGCCTTTGTAGGTGACGGGATTAACGACGCGCCGGTGCTGTCCCGCGCGGATGTGGGGATCGCTATGGGCGCCCTCGGCTCGGACGCTGCCATTGAAGCGGCAGATGTGGTGCTGATGGACGATGATCCGTCTAAGATTGCGCTGGCCATGAAGATCTCGCGCCACACCTTGCAGATCGTATGGCAAAATATTGTGTTCGCCCTGGCGGTGAAGGCTGTTTGCCTGGTGCTGGGCGCTCTGGGTATTGCCGGTATGTGGCTGGCGATTTTTGCCGATGTGGGCGTGATGGTACTGGCGGTGCTCAACGCCACCCGCGCACTGAAAATCAAATAA